The following DNA comes from Desulfuribacillus stibiiarsenatis.
GCAGTGACTCGTGCGAGCCCTATACCCTCTGCGACTTCTTCTGCTGACTTTCCGTCCGTCTGCTTTAATAGGTAAAGGACGATTTGTCTAAGCGTCAACTCATTTAAACCCTTTGGTAAATCCTTCATATCCTCGAAACTAGTGGTGGATAAGGTAGAAGTAACTTCCTTCGTTGCAGGATTTCCTAGACGGTCAATCTCTTCTTGGGAAAAATATTCTTGACCACCAAGACAATCGTTCATTTGTGTATAGATGTCGAGTGCTTGTTTTAAGCGCTCGTATTTGAATGGTTTAACAATGTAATCTACAGCACCGTAACGGAAAGCCTCTTTTATGGTATAAGAATCCCTTGCGGCGGTTATTAAGATAACATCAGATGGTATCTCTAGCCGACGAAGTTCCTTGAGAATTGTTAAACCATCCATGTCCGGCAGATAAATATCTAACATAATGATTTGCGGTTTTAAATGAACCGCAGCATCGATAGCATCAGTACCAGTGCTAGCTGTCCCAACAATGTCGAAACAATTCGCGCGATCAATAAATTGCTTATGAATCTCCATTACCATAGGATCATCTTCTACGATCAACATACGTAAATTCAATGCCTTCTCCTCCTATACCCGATTAATTGGGATGGTTACATAAAACGTACTACCAATATCTACTTCAGATTCAAAATCTATCGTACCATCTGCCGCCTTTATATACTCTTGCACAAGTGCGAGTCCAATTCCATGGTTTTTCTGTGTTTTGGTTGTGAAGCCTTGATTAAATACGCTAGAACGTATCTTTTCAGGAATCCCGCAGCCATTATCTCGGACCACAATATGAATCGTATTTTGTTTATCTTTGATATATAAATAGATATTTCTCTGTCCGATGGGGTTTTTCAGGACTGCGTCCATGGCGTTCTCAACTAAGTTACCGATAATAATAACAAAGACACTTGGGCTTACATGTTTAGGAAGAACCTTTAAAGTACTCTCGGGATCAATCATTAGATTGATGCCGAGCTCTTTTCCGCGGCTATGCTTTCCTAATAGAAGACCAGAAATACTATAATCGGAAAAGTTCTTCGTGAAAAAGCCTGTTAACACTTGTTGCTCTTCTGTAATTGAAAAGATGTAATCTATAGCGTTGCTATATTGTTGTAATTGCAAAAGGCCTGCAATCGTGTGCATTTTATTCATATGCTCATGATTCTGCGCTCGCAGAGCTTCAATGAATTTTTTAACCCCTGTTAGTTCTTCAGCGAGCAAATAGATATCCGATTGGTCCTGGAAGGTCGTAACAGAACCCAAAATTTTAGATTTAACAATAATAGGTACGCAGCTCGAAATGTATAATTTGTTTCGAATAAAGAGATTGCGATTGAATTCAGGTTCTCCTGTATCCATCACCTTTAAGGCTAGGTTAGTAGGTATAATATTATCAATGTGTAGTGAATCTAGTATATCACATTTGTTATATCCTAAAAGTCTGCGTGCATGGTTGTTAAAAACTGTCACATATCCGTCGCGATTCACGGCAATAATACCTTCCTTAATAGAATGGAATACTGCACTTCTTTCCTCTAACTTATGGGCAATCTCTAGCGGTTCCATGTTAAATAGTTGATTCTTAATGTGGTTTGCTAGAAACCAAGAACCGACAAATCCCAAGACGAGGGCGGCTAGTAAGGCGAAATAAATGTGCGCCTTGTATTTCGTCACAAGGGCTCCGTAGGTAGGTGTAAGGACACCAGCAACCACGACTCCCAATTGATTGGATTCATCCATAATTGGTACAAAAGCTCGAATCGAAGGTCCTAATACACCTTGAGCTTGTGATACATATTCGAACTCAGCAAAAGCTGGACCCTCATCTCCTCCGGAAAATACAGTTCCAATGCGGTCTTCTAAGGGGCTTGAGAAGCGAATACGATTCATATCGAGCACGACAATATAATCAATATTTGTTGCGAGACGTACACGTTCTGCGATTGGTTGAATGTGTTTCCAACCGTCTGGCTTTGTAATATTTTCTTTCAAATCATCCATTTGAGCGACGGTTTTTGCAATAGCTCTTACCCGTTCACCTAATTCATCTTCTACAGAAGTGTGAACATTCTCAATGAGTAGGGCGGCGCCTAATGAAATCGAAACGAAAACAAGGCCAAACACAAGTAAAGTAATCTTTGTCCGAATCGTTAAATTTTTTGTGAAAAAATCCATAGTTTCACGTCTTTCTGCGGTAAAAATGCATATTTATAGTAAATATACATACTATTATAGCGCAAAATTCATTTTGCGGCACAAGCTATATAAATGGAGTGATGGAATGGAACGATTGCGAAGAAAGGTAAAAGGACTCTTTATATACTCACTAGTGTTTATCTTAGTGTATGTAATGCTTCCAGGTTTTCAAGAAACGAAGGAGACCCTTGGTCTGCCTTTATCGGGAAAAGTGATTGCGATTGACGCCGGTCACGGAGGTCCTGATGGTGGTGCCATTTCCCAATCCGGTATTATAGAAAAGGACATTACGTTAGAAATCGCTCAAAAGGTAAGAGACTATTTACAACAAGCAGGCGCTGCTGTGATTATGACAAGAGAAGGCGACTATGACCTAGCAAAGGAAAATACGAAGGGCTTAAGTCGCAGAAAAGTAGAAGATTTACGTACTAGGGTAAAGATGATTAACGAGTCAAAAGCAGAGTTGTTAGTAAGCGTGCATCTAAATTCAATTCCTTCTGAAAGATGGTCAGGTGCACAGTCTTTTTATCCGATAGGCAGTGAGAAAAGCAAGTTGTTGGCAGAGAGAATTCAGGGCTACTTAATAGAAGTAACTGGAAAAACGGAGCGTGTACCGCTGCCGGATAAAAGAATATACTTAATCCGCGAAGTGAAGGTACCTGCAGTCGTCATCGAAGTTGGTTTTCTCTCCAATCCAGAAGAAGCGCAATTGATGACAACGCAAGATTATCAGACGCGTCTGGCGCACAGTATTTATTTAGGAATTATTGAATATATAGCCGAGCAACCACAATAATGTGTTTTACAGCTTGCGAACTTCATAGTATAATGGCTTCTTACAAGACTTAGGAATGCGTAAGGGGCGAGCTGTATGTTTATTTTTACAAGACAAAAGTTTAGTACAGTGGAAATGTTAGATTCGAACACGCTTAAAGCTGTCACGGCGATGAATGACACACGTCATGAAATGATTATGGAAGTGTTTATAACTTATCCAGAAATGACGATACAAGATATAAAGGCGCAGATGCTAAGAAAACCTGAGAAGGAATGCGAACCTGCCTTAGGAAATTTGCAGAAAATCATTGGTCTTACAATCGGGGAGGGACTGACGAAAAGCATCCGCGAGAAGATTGGTGACCAAAACGGCTGTACTCATCTGACGGATATGCTACTTGAATCAGCAAAAGCAGCAATTCAAGCACAATTCACGTTAAAATATCAGCACTTATCTGAGGAGCATCGCAAGCAAGAAGTGCAGAAGGTACTTAAAGATAATTGTGTATTATTTGCAGAACAAAAAATATAACGTTTAAATAAGAATACATGAATCAAGAATACATGAATCATGAATACTTAATGAAAAACCTTACATAAAATATCAAAGATAGAAAAGAACTGACACCATATAGGGTCAGTTCTTTTCTATCTTTATTACATCACGACAGAAGCAGATTGTTCACCGCCACTCCCTGCGCCACCTTCGCCACCGCCGCCTTCTTCTTCTCCGCCGCCACCGCCAGCGTCTTCTTTAATTTGTATTTCTAACTCTTCTTTTTGGATTTTACGAAGCATTTCCATAAGCTCTAATCGAGCGGCTGGTGTAAGAAAGGCTTCTTTTGCTGCCTCTTGCATTTGCTTTCGCATCGCAGAACCTTTTAACTGTTCCGTTAACATCTTTTGAAAGTCAGGCTCACTAAATACCTGAATCATGAGTTCGCGATAATCTGGGTCGAGCATTAGATTTTTGAGTAATTCTTTGTGCTGCTCTTGAACATTTTTGGCGAAATCAGCTGCAAACTTTGGGTCTTTTAATGCACTTTCTAACACTTTGCGGTTTTTCGGATCTAGTATGGATTCTGCGACAGCAGATTTTACATCGGCATCTTCGATAATGATTTCTTTTTTAATTTCAGGGTCTTTAAGCAAGTTCTTGATTGCTTCTCTACCCTCTTTCGAACCTAAGGAATCAACTACCATTTGTTTTGTATCTTGGTAATTTTGCTTACTATCCTCTGGTCGCTGGGCGGGGCTACATCCATATAGAAACACAGTGATTATAGAAAGGGCTAAGCCGATTTTCATGGATTTTGTTTTTTTATGATTCATCATTTATATTCCTCCTGTTATCGTCACCTATTTTTAGTATGAGTGGAGGAAGTTTAATTATACGGATAAAGATATTGGAAAAGTAAAATCTATATATAGGAAACTTGGAAAAAGACAATGATAAAGAGGACTACTAGGAGGTTATATTGTGGATGAGCGCAAATCTTTAGTGGAGAGCGTTTTAAAAGGGGCTGAAAGGATGCCGTTGAATCAAGAACGTAAGCTCTTTTTAGGATATGAGAGGTCAGACGTTATCATATCGTATGATCGAGCATCCTTACACAGCAAAGAAACGTTAAAGGAGGTAGAAAACATAATAGGACAAAAACGAAATTTAAAATTGATTTGCAATGGCACCAATTCTCCAGAATTAAACATGAAATATATTCAATTAGCCAGTCGACATCAGCAATCCTTCAGTATTGTAACCGATGAAGAATTTGAAGGTGACGTTGGGCTCGTAATTATTCAATCTTCTTCTTTGCAGTAGCATTTTCGATGAGTTGTGTGACGGTGACGATTTTATATCCTTTTTCTCGCAAGCCATCAATAATTCTAGGTAGCGCATCAATAGTTTGAAGTGCAGAATCACTAGCGTGTAGAAGTATAATATCTCCGGGATGAACTTTGGATAGTACATTTTCAACAATTTTATCAGGACCAGGGCGCATCCAGTCCTTAGAATCTGTATCCCACTGAATGACAGAATACCCCATATCTGCTGCGACTTTTAGAGTCCTTTTGTTGAAATCGCCGTTTGGAGTACGGATTAAAGTCGGTTCTTTCCCGGTCAGTTCCAGTAAGGTTTGGTGTGCTAATAGCATTTGTTCTTTTATGTACTCATCATCGTACTTACTATAGTTCACGTGTTTCCAACCGTGGCTGGCAATCTCAATGCCCATCTGATCCATTCTACGTAC
Coding sequences within:
- a CDS encoding ATP-binding protein, giving the protein MDFFTKNLTIRTKITLLVFGLVFVSISLGAALLIENVHTSVEDELGERVRAIAKTVAQMDDLKENITKPDGWKHIQPIAERVRLATNIDYIVVLDMNRIRFSSPLEDRIGTVFSGGDEGPAFAEFEYVSQAQGVLGPSIRAFVPIMDESNQLGVVVAGVLTPTYGALVTKYKAHIYFALLAALVLGFVGSWFLANHIKNQLFNMEPLEIAHKLEERSAVFHSIKEGIIAVNRDGYVTVFNNHARRLLGYNKCDILDSLHIDNIIPTNLALKVMDTGEPEFNRNLFIRNKLYISSCVPIIVKSKILGSVTTFQDQSDIYLLAEELTGVKKFIEALRAQNHEHMNKMHTIAGLLQLQQYSNAIDYIFSITEEQQVLTGFFTKNFSDYSISGLLLGKHSRGKELGINLMIDPESTLKVLPKHVSPSVFVIIIGNLVENAMDAVLKNPIGQRNIYLYIKDKQNTIHIVVRDNGCGIPEKIRSSVFNQGFTTKTQKNHGIGLALVQEYIKAADGTIDFESEVDIGSTFYVTIPINRV
- a CDS encoding DUF2889 domain-containing protein produces the protein MFIFTRQKFSTVEMLDSNTLKAVTAMNDTRHEMIMEVFITYPEMTIQDIKAQMLRKPEKECEPALGNLQKIIGLTIGEGLTKSIREKIGDQNGCTHLTDMLLESAKAAIQAQFTLKYQHLSEEHRKQEVQKVLKDNCVLFAEQKI
- the pdaB gene encoding polysaccharide deacetylase family sporulation protein PdaB, coding for MRLFILNRKALLRYGSFVFLLLFAVGLIYIERNYISVFSTSNPSAIYKVNTEQKMVALTFDISWGRKAPEPILNILEQKNAKAVTFFLSGPWARDNADLVRRMDQMGIEIASHGWKHVNYSKYDDEYIKEQMLLAHQTLLELTGKEPTLIRTPNGDFNKRTLKVAADMGYSVIQWDTDSKDWMRPGPDKIVENVLSKVHPGDIILLHASDSALQTIDALPRIIDGLREKGYKIVTVTQLIENATAKKKIE
- the cwlD gene encoding N-acetylmuramoyl-L-alanine amidase CwlD yields the protein MERLRRKVKGLFIYSLVFILVYVMLPGFQETKETLGLPLSGKVIAIDAGHGGPDGGAISQSGIIEKDITLEIAQKVRDYLQQAGAAVIMTREGDYDLAKENTKGLSRRKVEDLRTRVKMINESKAELLVSVHLNSIPSERWSGAQSFYPIGSEKSKLLAERIQGYLIEVTGKTERVPLPDKRIYLIREVKVPAVVIEVGFLSNPEEAQLMTTQDYQTRLAHSIYLGIIEYIAEQPQ
- a CDS encoding response regulator, which codes for MNLRMLIVEDDPMVMEIHKQFIDRANCFDIVGTASTGTDAIDAAVHLKPQIIMLDIYLPDMDGLTILKELRRLEIPSDVILITAARDSYTIKEAFRYGAVDYIVKPFKYERLKQALDIYTQMNDCLGGQEYFSQEEIDRLGNPATKEVTSTLSTTSFEDMKDLPKGLNELTLRQIVLYLLKQTDGKSAEEVAEGIGLARVTARRYLEFLETVNKVKLEVQYGSVGRPVNRYRPIR
- the gerD gene encoding spore germination lipoprotein GerD; protein product: MMNHKKTKSMKIGLALSIITVFLYGCSPAQRPEDSKQNYQDTKQMVVDSLGSKEGREAIKNLLKDPEIKKEIIIEDADVKSAVAESILDPKNRKVLESALKDPKFAADFAKNVQEQHKELLKNLMLDPDYRELMIQVFSEPDFQKMLTEQLKGSAMRKQMQEAAKEAFLTPAARLELMEMLRKIQKEELEIQIKEDAGGGGGEEEGGGGEGGAGSGGEQSASVVM
- a CDS encoding DUF1694 domain-containing protein, translated to MDERKSLVESVLKGAERMPLNQERKLFLGYERSDVIISYDRASLHSKETLKEVENIIGQKRNLKLICNGTNSPELNMKYIQLASRHQQSFSIVTDEEFEGDVGLVIIQSSSLQ